The Drosophila gunungcola strain Sukarami unplaced genomic scaffold, Dgunungcola_SK_2 000105F, whole genome shotgun sequence genome includes a region encoding these proteins:
- the LOC128265262 gene encoding nuclear pore complex protein Nup205-like: MLALACLDMISELEAVSTLCDFVAMRGYLKHMLDSLGKSSEALCGILQPVPDHLRPLYVYESRMAFLTRMANTGVGARLLLAERALGVLSNMRVYDLQPDLKASELKRNEPPTFLPAIDERFRAILLPALALCDAIVNSLGSRNNSAALQVLNFLFAHIDMVEAMLRTATPFMDLGHLQQLAAITNLFARTNTHEVTALEDSLDVENDLELRNRLGRLQQLMIVVFGRFSVSEATIRRMLQQDQEQDHHHHHHHHQQKHQQLQQQEGNDLAGGEGSKTLRIKFFLDIAANLSLYCRNAVTSHVKDSMTSKFLLTTMINDVTPLTGKMDSKKLTAVMHTILNQLKGSIGYYLSQKSITDNLLQQRASLPNISFGPNGKQSYLDLSQRHNEKRSELMQAVFIAEQNLYLLWIHLDFYLRNAVVYANENRNAINESLLDNGNGNVSVLNASQDEILQLKQLLISTFNETFCTQLITASEDYATKCRGFNASLLRRIKALVQFAPVTANGDNSTFIS, encoded by the exons ATGCTGGCGCTGGCCTGCCTGGACATGATCTCCGAGCTGGAGGCGGTGAGCACGCTGTGCGACTTCGTGGCGATGCGGGGCTACCTCAAGCACATGCTGGACAGCCTGGGCAAGTCGAGCGAGGCGCTGTGCGGCATCCTGCAGCCTGTGCCGGACCATCTGCGTCCGCTGTACGTGTACGAGTCGCGGATGGCCTTCCTCACGCGCATGGCGAACACGGGCGTGGGCGCCCGCCTCCTGCTCGCCGAGCGGGCATTGGGCGTGCTGTCCAACATGCGCGTCTACGACCTGCAGCCCGACCTCAAGGCCAGCGAACTGAAGCGCAACGAGCCGCCAACCTTTCTGCCGGCCATCGACGAGCGTTTCCGTGCCATCCTGCTGCCGGCACTGGCCCTCTGCGATGCCATTGTCAACTCGCTGGGGTCGCGCAACAATTCGGCTGCTTTGCAGGTGCTCAACTTCCTGTTCGCCCACATCGACATGGTGGAGGCGATGCTGCGCACGGCCACACCGTTCATGGACCTGGGCCACCTGCAGCAGCTGGCCGCCATCACCAATCTGTTTGCCCGCACCAATACGCACGAGGTGACCGCTCTGGAGGACAGCCTCGATGTGGAGAACGACCTGGAGCTGCGCAACCGATTGGGACGCCTGCAGCAGCTGATGATCGTCGTCTTTGGCCGCTTCTCCGTCAGCGAGGCCACCATTCGGCGCATGCTGCAGCAGGACCAGGAGCAGGatcaccaccatcaccatcaccatcaccagcaGAAGCATcagcagctgcaacagcagGAGGGCAACGATCTGGCCGGAGGCGAGGGCTCCAAAACGCTGCGCATCAAGTTCTTCCTGGACATCGCCGCCAACCTGTCGCTCTACTGCCGCAACGCGGTCACCAGCCACGTGAAGGACAGCATGACCTCCAAGTTCTTGCTCACGACCATGATCAACGACGTGACGCCGCT GACTGGCAAAATGGACAGCAAGAAGCTGACGGCCGTCATGCACACCATCCTCAACCAGCTGAAGGGCTCCATCGGCTATTACCTCTCGCAGAAGTCCATTACCGACAATCTGCTGCAGCAGCGCGCCTCCCTGCCGAACATCAGCTTTGGTCCCAATG GCAAGCAAAGCTATCTGGACTTGAGCCAGCGGCACAACGAGAAGCGCAGCGAACTGATGCAGGCCGTCTTCATTGCCGAGCAGAATCTGTACTTGCTGTGGATCCACCTGGACTTCTACCTGCGCAACGCCGTTGTCTATGCCAACGAGAACCGCAACGCCATCAACGAGAGTCTCCTGgacaacggcaacggcaatgTGTCCGTGCTGAATGCCTCGCAGGACGAGATCCTGCAGCTCAAGCAGCTGCTCATCTCCACCTTCAACGAGACCTTCTGCACGCAGCTAATCACGGCCAGCGAGGACTACGCGACCAAGTGCAGGGGCTTCAACGCCTCGCTGCTGCGCCGCATCAAGGCGCTCGTCCAGTTCGCCCCGGTCACTGCCAATGGCGACAATTCCACGTTCATCTCGTAG
- the LOC128265248 gene encoding nuclear pore complex protein Nup205-like, with translation MLALACLDMISELEAVSTLCDFVAMRGYLKHMLDSLGKSSEALCGILQPVPDHLRPLYVYESRMAFLTRMANTGVGARLLLAERALGVLSNMRVYDLQPDLKASELKRNEPPTFLPAIDERFRAILLPALALCDAIVNSLGSRNNSAALQVLNFLFAHIDMVEAMLRTATPFMDLGHLQQLAAITNLFARTNTHEVTALEDSLDVENDLELRNRLGRLQQLMIVVFGRFSVSEATIRRMLQQDQEQDHHHHHHHHHHHHQQKHQQLQQQEGNDLAGGEGSKTLRIKFFLDIAANLSLYCRNAVTSHVKDSMTSKFLLTTMINDVTPLSGKMDSKKLTAVMHTILNQLKGSIGYYLSQKSITDNLLQQRASLPNISFGPNGKQSYLDLSQRHNEKRSELMQAVFIAEQNLYLLWIHLDFYLRNAVVYANENRNAINESLLDNGNGNVSVLNASQDEILQLKQLLISTFNETFCTQLITASEDYATKCRGFNASLLRRIKALVQFAPVTANGDNSTFIS, from the exons ATGCTGGCGCTGGCCTGCCTGGACATGATCTCCGAGCTGGAGGCGGTGAGCACGCTGTGCGACTTCGTGGCGATGCGGGGCTACCTCAAGCACATGCTGGACAGCCTGGGCAAGTCGAGCGAGGCGCTGTGCGGCATCCTGCAGCCGGTGCCGGACCATCTGCGTCCGCTGTACGTGTACGAGTCGCGGATGGCCTTCCTCACGCGCATGGCGAACACGGGCGTGGGCGCCCGCCTCCTGCTCGCCGAGCGGGCATTGGGCGTGCTGTCCAACATGCGCGTCTACGACCTGCAGCCCGACCTCAAGGCCAGCGAACTGAAGCGCAACGAGCCGCCAACCTTTCTGCCGGCCATCGACGAGCGTTTCCGTGCCATCCTGCTGCCGGCACTGGCCCTCTGCGATGCCATTGTCAACTCGCTGGGGTCGCGCAACAATTCGGCTGCTTTGCAGGTGCTCAACTTCCTGTTCGCCCACATCGACATGGTGGAGGCGATGCTGCGCACGGCCACACCGTTCATGGACCTGGGCCACCTGCAGCAGCTGGCCGCCATCACCAATCTGTTTGCCCGCACCAATACGCACGAGGTGACCGCTCTGGAGGACAGCCTCGATGTGGAGAACGACCTGGAGCTGCGCAACCGATTGGGACGCCTGCAGCAGCTGATGATCGTCGTCTTTGGCCGCTTCTCCGTCAGCGAGGCCACCATTCGGCGCATGCTGCAGCAGGACCAGGAGCAGGatcaccaccatcaccatcaccatcaccatcaccatcaccagcaGAAGCATcagcagctgcaacagcagGAGGGCAACGATCTGGCCGGAGGCGAGGGCTCCAAAACGCTGCGCATCAAGTTCTTCCTGGACATCGCCGCCAACCTGTCGCTCTACTGCCGCAACGCGGTCACCAGCCACGTGAAGGACAGCATGACCTCCAAGTTCTTGCTCACGACCATGATCAACGACGTGACGCCGCT GTCTGGCAAAATGGACAGCAAGAAGCTGACGGCCGTCATGCACACCATCCTCAACCAGCTGAAGGGCTCCATCGGCTATTACCTCTCGCAGAAGTCCATTACCGACAATCTGCTGCAGCAGCGCGCCTCCCTGCCGAACATCAGCTTTGGTCCCAATG GCAAGCAAAGCTATCTGGACTTGAGCCAGCGGCACAACGAGAAGCGCAGCGAACTGATGCAGGCCGTCTTCATTGCCGAGCAGAATCTGTACTTGCTGTGGATCCACCTGGACTTCTACCTGCGCAACGCCGTTGTCTATGCCAACGAGAACCGCAACGCCATCAACGAGAGTCTCCTGgacaacggcaacggcaatgTGTCCGTGCTGAATGCCTCGCAGGACGAGATCCTGCAGCTCAAGCAGCTGCTCATCTCCACCTTCAACGAGACCTTCTGCACGCAGCTAATCACGGCCAGCGAGGACTACGCGACCAAGTGCAGGGGCTTCAACGCCTCGCTGCTGCGCCGCATCAAGGCGCTCGTCCAGTTCGCCCCGGTCACTGCCAATGGCGACAATTCCACGTTCATCTCGTAG
- the LOC128265245 gene encoding nuclear pore complex protein Nup205-like: protein MLALACLDMISELEAVSTLCDFVAMRGYLKHMLDSLGKSSEALCGILQPVPDHLRPLYVYESRMAFLTRMANTGVGARLLLAERALGVLSNMRVYDLQPDLKASELKRNEPPTFLPAIDERFRAILLPALALCDAIVNSLGSRNNSAALQVLNFLFAHIDMVEAMLRTATPFMDLGHLQQLAAITNLFARTNTHEVTALEDSLDVENDLELRNRLGRLQQLMIVVFGRFSVSEATIRRMLQQDQEQDHHHHHHHHHHQQKHQQLQQQEGNDLAGGEGSKTLRIKFFLDIAANLSLYCRNAVTSHVKDSMTSKFLLTTMINDVTPLSGKMDSKKLTAVMHTILNQLKGSIGYYLSQKSIADNLLQQRASLPNISFGPNGKQSYLDLSQRHNEKRSELMQAVFIAEQNLYLLWIHLDFYLRNAVVYANENRNAINESLLDNGNGNVSVLNASQDEILQLKQLLISTFNETFCTQLITASEDYATKCRGFNASLLRRIKALVQFAPVTANGDNSTFIS, encoded by the exons ATGCTGGCGCTGGCCTGCCTGGACATGATCTCCGAGCTGGAGGCGGTGAGCACGCTGTGCGACTTCGTGGCGATGCGGGGCTACCTCAAGCACATGCTGGACAGCCTGGGCAAGTCGAGCGAGGCGCTGTGCGGCATCCTGCAGCCGGTGCCGGACCATCTGCGTCCGCTGTACGTGTACGAGTCGCGGATGGCCTTCCTCACGCGCATGGCGAACACGGGCGTGGGCGCCCGCCTCCTGCTCGCCGAGCGGGCATTGGGCGTGCTGTCCAACATGCGCGTCTACGACCTGCAGCCCGACCTCAAGGCCAGCGAACTGAAGCGCAACGAGCCGCCAACCTTTCTGCCGGCCATCGACGAGCGTTTCCGTGCCATCCTGCTGCCGGCACTGGCCCTCTGCGATGCCATTGTCAACTCGCTGGGGTCGCGCAACAATTCGGCTGCTTTGCAGGTGCTCAACTTCCTGTTCGCCCACATCGACATGGTGGAGGCGATGCTGCGCACGGCCACACCGTTCATGGACCTGGGCCACCTGCAGCAGCTGGCCGCCATCACCAATCTGTTTGCCCGCACCAATACGCACGAGGTGACCGCTCTGGAGGACAGCCTCGATGTGGAGAACGACCTGGAGCTGCGCAACCGATTGGGACGCCTGCAGCAGCTGATGATCGTCGTCTTTGGCCGCTTCTCCGTCAGCGAGGCCACCATTCGGCGCATGCTGCAGCAGGACCAGGAGCAGGatcaccaccatcaccatcaccatcaccatcaccagcaGAAGCATcagcagctgcaacagcagGAGGGCAACGATCTGGCCGGAGGCGAGGGCTCCAAAACGCTGCGCATCAAGTTCTTCCTGGACATCGCCGCCAACCTGTCGCTCTACTGCCGCAACGCGGTCACCAGCCACGTGAAGGACAGCATGACCTCCAAGTTCTTGCTCACGACCATGATCAACGACGTGACGCCGCT GTCTGGCAAAATGGACAGCAAGAAGCTGACGGCCGTCATGCACACCATCCTCAACCAGCTGAAGGGCTCCATCGGCTATTACCTCTCGCAGAAGTCCATTGCCGACAATCTGCTGCAGCAGCGCGCCTCCCTGCCGAACATCAGCTTTGGTCCCAATG GCAAGCAAAGCTATCTGGACTTGAGCCAGCGGCACAACGAGAAGCGCAGCGAACTGATGCAGGCCGTCTTCATTGCCGAGCAGAATCTGTACTTGCTGTGGATCCACCTGGACTTCTACCTGCGCAACGCCGTTGTCTATGCCAACGAGAACCGCAACGCCATCAACGAGAGTCTCCTGgacaacggcaacggcaatgTGTCCGTGCTGAATGCCTCGCAGGACGAGATCCTGCAGCTCAAGCAGCTGCTCATCTCCACCTTCAACGAGACCTTCTGCACGCAGCTAATCACGGCCAGCGAGGACTACGCGACCAAGTGCAGGGGCTTCAACGCCTCGCTGCTGCGCCGCATCAAGGCGCTCGTCCAGTTCGCCCCGGTCACTGCCAATGGCGACAATTCCACGTTCATCTCGTAG